The following is a genomic window from Lysinibacillus sp. G4S2.
AAGCCAAGAGGACGAATTAAATGTAATGAGGTATTTGTTCCAGCACATGTGCGTGCAATATTTCCTGTATTCGCTGGAATTTCTGGTTGATATAAAACGATATGCAATGGCATAACGGTACACTTCCTTAGCTAAAAAATTGTAAACCTTTATTAATTTCAACGAGTACTTCCTCGTCTTGTTCTTTTACTCTTGCTTCAAGTAATGCAGATTGAGCTTGCTCCCCGCCTATTTTGCCTAAAGCCCATGCTGCTGTTCCTCGAATAACAGGTCGTTCATCCTTGTTAAGAAGTGCTACTAAGTCTGGTACTGCAGCTTCCTCTTTAAAATGGGCAAGCGCCAAAATAGCATTGCGTTGAATTGGCTTTTTCCCTCGCCATGAACCAGAAACATGTCCAAACTTTTCTTTAAAGTCACGATTTGAAATCGTTAAAAGTGGCACAAGTAAAGGTTTTGCAAGTTCTGGATCAGGCTTAAATTCTTCATGTATCCAGTTAATCTTCCCTTTATTCTTTGGACATACTGTCTGACACGTATCACAGCCATACAAACGATTACCAATATGGGTACGAAACTCATCAGGTAACATTCCTTTAGTTTGCGTTAAAAAAGCTATACAACGCTGAGAGTTTAGCTGTCCTCCCTCGATTAACGCGCCTGTTGGGCAAACATCTAAACATAAGCGGCAATCTCCACATTCATCCTCCATAGGCGTATCAGGCGCAAAAGGGATATTCGTAATAAGCTCTCCTAAATATACATAGGAACCGAATTCAGGCGTAATAACCGAGCAGTTTTTCCCGCTCCAGCCTATCCCTGCACGCTCTGCAACTGCCCTATCCACAAGTGCACCCGTATCAACCATTGATTCTATACGTGCACCTTCTATACGCTCCTCAAGCCAGGCTGATAATAATTTCAATCGCTCACGTAATGCTGTATGATAATCGACACCCCAGGAAGCACGGCAAAAAATCCCGCGTCTTGCTCCCTTTTTGCCAACAGGTGCATTTTGCATACGCGATGGATAGGCTACAGCGATCGCCACAATGCTTTCTGCTCCCTCTAACAACTGTAGGGGTTCGGTACGTTTTTCAATATCGCTTTCTTCAAAGCCAGACTGATAGCCAAGCTCTTGCTGGCGGCGCAGTCGATTTTTTAATTCTGTAAACGGAGCTGCTGTTGTAAAGCCAATTTTGTCTACACCAATGGACATTGCATACGCCACAAATTCACGTTGTAGGTCATGTATGTTCATTTTATTTCCAACTCCTTACATGATACAATAATAAAAATAGATAAAGTAGGTGATGTTTATGGAAATTTCAATTAATCAATCTCTATTGACACAACATCCCGAGCTAAAAATCGGCATTATTCATTATACCAAAATTGTCGTTGCAGAATCGCCTCAAATGATTAAAGGCCGTATGCAATTGTATCAGGAAAACCTCTTTTTAGAAATGCAGGAAAGCCCTGTGACACAACGTGAGGGTATTGCAGAATGGCGACAACTATGGAAAAAGCTTGGCGCTGACCCGAACCGCTATCGTCACTCAGCAGAAAGCTTAATGCGCCGAATTAGTAAGCAAAATTATTTAACCCCACTTCACTCTGGCGTTGATTTAAATAATTTCCTCTCTTTACAATATGAAATTCCAGTAGGCTTGTACGATGTAGCTAAACTACAAGGAAATATAGAAATCGCACTTGGCAATGAGGATACTGGCTATGAGGGCTTAAATGAGCGTTATAATTCGTTAAAAAATATACTATATAGCTGTGATGCTAACGGAGCATTTGGATCACCATTTGTCGATTCTAAGCGTACCTCTATTTCAGAGGAAACGACCGAGGCTCTACATATTTTCTACCTTCGTCCATCACTGTCTGAAGAAAATGCAGAAGAACTTCTTGCATCTGCAGGCAAAATGTTTAACCAAATACATGGCGGTGATTATCATACTGCCTTATTAACTAACGCATCACCATCTACTACACTGTAAAAGGACGTGTTTTCATGATTAATCTTGCTGAAGCCGTTAAACTAAAAAGTATTTTAGCAAAAAAGGTTCAGGAGCTCGTTAGGGAATTACATCGTAGCGCTTTTGTAACTGTCGAAAAAGGGCAAGCTCCCAAATCGAGTAATCGTGCAATGAAAGTAATTGAAGCTGAGTTAGCACAAGTACGCCTTGATATCCGTACTTTAGATCGTTTAGTATATGAAGCAAATATAACAAACTTCGTAGACTTTAAAGGAGAAAAACTGACATTAGTTGAAGCGATTGAGCTCGCAACACAGCTCCGTGCTGATGCTGAGGTTTGCAAACAGTTTAGTATGCACGAAAAAGAAAGTGTACGAATGGGGTATGGTGAAAATACAATGCTTTATGAAATTGCTATGTATGAACCAGATGAGTACCGTGAACGTGCTAATATTCTAGAAAAAGATGCACATAAATTATCGAATCTTATCAATGCAAAGAATTATAGTGTTGAAATCAATTTCGATGATTCTCGTTATTTCTAATCAGATCGTAAAGTACTGCAATAAAAAAAGCATCCTTTTTGAACTGCACCTCCAATTGAGTTTAACAAATTGGAGTGCAGCTTTGGGATGCTTTTTGTTTTACTTACTTAAATCATAATTAATTTCAAATTTTCCTAAATCGATATCAGTGAAAAGAGCAGTTACCTTATAATTGGAATCAACATATGAATGAGTGCCTTTCTCTTCCGCTACACCTATTGCTATATTTAATCCTAATGACTGAGCAACTGATGGTAGGGTCTCTTTATGATTTATTCAATTAAAGCTCCTGTTTAGTATATAATTTAAGTTTCGCTTGGCGGAATTATCCCAAAAATAAGTAGGATAAAGAATACTAACCCAATTAAAAAGAAGACAAATGAAGCAGTAAATACTGGACCTATTGTATAAGTGAAGCGTTCTCTTTTCTGAATAATACCTGTTTGCCCACTAGCCTGAGAACTATATAACCTAGACATTGCTCCACCACTACTTGAAAAGTAAAACGTTCCTCCAGCAAAAGCCATACCAGTGAAAAACATTACTTCGATGAATCTTACAGAGAAAAATGAGGCAATAAAATACGTAATAACAACTTCTAGAATAAATGTCACTATCATAATAATTATATTTTTTCTACTCATATAATCCCCCTACTCTTCAAATTTAATGTTCCTTACTATGTATACGAATGAATCGAATCAAAGTTCCATTTTTAGCTAAATTAGCCAGTTTATTTTTAGAATTTTCAGCATACATGTAGCTTAACTTGTTATATGAATACCATTACCTAATATGGGGGCGGGATAAATCAATACTTTCCTTATCACTTAAAACTGTATACAATGAAATTATGGAGTCGTTAAGACTTCATACCGAATTGGATGTGCTGTTTTCAAAACTAGCTTTTGGTGCTAACTTGACTAAACCAATGACAAGTTACCTGTTACTGTATGACCAATGACTAATAACCAACTATAAGCAATGGCCATACCTCACAAACTTTGGAAATTACTTGAAAACGCCATCCAATAGCTCTCTTACATCTTGTGTGTAGGAGAGCTTTTTATTGGCTTTAAACGAATGCAAACGCAGAGCCTTATTAAATCAAAAAGACAGTACATATTTTCACAACAAATATGTACTGTCTTTTTTTAGTTATTCCTCATTACGATAGGAAAAAATTTTCTTAATTACTTTTCGTATGCTTTATACCAATGATATGGTTGTATTTCTCTCAGTGTTTTAAATATCAATTCACCATTCGGATTAGTGATAGCCGCTTTTACATTTTCACCCCAATAAAAAAGCCTTTCTTGACATACACCGCAAGGAGTTAACACAGTAAATACAGAATTTTCATTTTCTCTGGCAATACAAATACTATGAGTAACCTTCGTATTAAGTTTATGCGCTTCAAGTATTGCACCAGTTTCCATGCACAATTCAGTAGAGGCATTGATAACGTCCGGTGCTACGCTCGTTAAAATCTGACCATCTTCTGTATACATTGCTGCAGCACCACCCCAACCAGAAGGGTATCTTTTTTCGATCAATTCTACCACCGACTGATATAGTTTTTGCTCAATATCCATCTTCTTCCTCCCTATTTTTAATCAATTTAACATAAAACGCTTTTTTTAATGCACACCAGGTAAAATCTTCAGTACCTTTTCCTGTGCATCTAAAATAGCATCTACTCCTAATGGAATAGCAATATTCGTTGCTTCATGGCCAATTTTAAAGCCTGCTACAACTGGAACGCCTAAATCCGCAAAATATTCCTTCATTAAAGTATGCAGTGCCGCTTCATCTGCTTCAGTTTGTGTAAAGGAACCGATCATAACACCCGCTAACTGCTCAAGCTTTCTCGCTTGCTTTAATTGCTGCAGCATAGAATCAATATGTGGAATCGTCTCCGCTAGCTCCTCAATCAATAAAATTTTACCTTCCGTGCGAACTTCAAATTTTGTACCTAATGTGCTGACAAGACGACGTAAATTTCCTCCAATAATCTGACCGCGAGCAACACCAGATGCAATCGTTGTTAATGGTGAAATATCCTCTGTATATTGCAATTCCATCGGTGAAAATAGCTGTAAAAACATTTTCTTTGATACATCATCTATTCTTCCTACAGACATAAGGAGCGGTCCATGAAACGTCACTAAATTAGCAAATTCATTAATTGCGCAATGTAAATATGTAAGATCAGAGAAGCCCCAGAAGATTTTTGGATTTTCTTCAAGTAGTCCATAGTCAATCTTTTCCGCAATTCGGGCAGATCCATAGCCCCCCTTGACACAAAAAATTGCCTTCACCTCTGGATTTCTTACCATCCCATGAAAGTCAGCCAGACGCTCCTCGTCACTACCTGCTAGATAGCTGTGCTTTGCCTGAATGGTATCCCCAATAATATATTTAAGACCTAAATCATCAAGAAAGGATATTGCATCCCCTAGCATTTCTGGCTTCACTAGACTTGATAAAGCCACAAGACCAACTGTATCACCCTTTTGTAAATGCGGTACTGTACTTTTCATGCTAATCCCTCCATTGGTTTTCCTTATTCTAGCATATAGATAATATTGTAGCATTGATTAATAGCGAGGCTAATGTCTGTAACATATGAACTTCCGGGTGAATGGTCAGACTTGGTGGGCTATCCTTCACTTTGGCGGGGCTATCCACGATTTTGGCTGTTCTATCCACGCTTTGGCGGGGCTATCCACGATTTTGGCTGTTCTATCCACGGTTTTGACTCTTCTATCCGTCGCTTTGCTATTTCTATCCATCGCTTTCACCCTTCTATCCGTCACTCTGATTTCTATCCGTCTCTTGAGCTCTTCTTTCCGTCACCTTGACCTTTCTATCCGTCGCTTTCGCTTTCCTATCCATCGCTTTGCCAGTTCCATCCGTCGCTCTGATTTCTATCCGTCTCTTGAGCTCTTCTTTCCGTCGCTTGAGCTTTTCTATCCGTCACCTTGCCCTTTCTATCCATCGCTTTCGATCTCCTATCCGTCGCTTTGCCAGTTCCATCCGTCGCTCTGATTTCTATCCGTCGCTTGAGCTCTTCTTTCCGTCACCTTGACCTTTCTATCCGTCGCTTTCGATCTCCTATCCATCGCTTCGACAATTCCATCCGTCGCTCTGATTTCTATCCATCACTTGAGCTCTTCTTTCCGTCACCTTGCCCTTTCTATCCATCGCTTTCGATCTCCTATCCGTCGCTTTGCCAGTTCCATCCGTCGCTTTGCCAGTTCCATCCGTCGCTTTCGATCTCCTATCCATCGCTTTGCCAGTTCCATCCGTCGCTCTGATTTCTATCCGTCGCTTGAGCTCTTCTTTCCGTCTCTTGAGCTTTTCTATCCGTCACCTTGACCTTTCTATCCGTCGCTTTGCCAGTTCTATCCGTCGCTCTGATTTCTATCCGTCGCTTGAGCTCTTCTATCCGTCACCTTGACCTTTCTATCCATCGCTTTCGATCTCCTATCCGTCGCTTTGCCAGTTCTATCCGTCGCTCTGATTTCTATCCATCACTTGAGCTCTTCTTTCCGTCACTCTCGCCTTTCTATCCGTCTCTTTGCCAATTCTATCCGTCGCCCTGACTTCTATCAGTCACTTTGGTGGGGCTATCCACGCTTTTGGCTGCTCTATCCACGACTTTGACTTTTCTATCCGTCGCTTTGCCAGTTCCATCCGCCACTCCGATTCCTATCCGTCTCTTCGAACTCAAAAAAATAAGCGCAGATTTCAAATAATATGAAATCTGCGCTTATTTTCTAGTTTGTTCCGCCGTAAATAATCGTTACATTTGCATGGTTTAATAATTGACTTGCTGGGAAATCTTCTGTCACGATACCACTTTTTAATTTTTCGATGGCCTCTAGTTTTTTTTCACCAAATGCAATTAATACGATTTCCTTAGCATTCATAATAGATTGAATCCCCATTGTAATAGCATGTGTTGGTACATCTTTAAAGTCATCAAAATAAATTGCATTTTCATTGCGTGTAGATTCAGTTAACTCTACAATATTAGTTAGTGAATCAAAAGGTGTTCCTGGCTCGTTAAAGCCAATATGTCCGTTAACGCCGATGCCTAAGAGCTGTAAATCAATTCCTCCTGCTTCCTTGATTCGAGCATCATATGCCTCACACTCAGCAGCCAAATCCTCTACCTTACCATTTGGTAAATGTATATTTTCTTTCTTAATATCTACATGCTTGAATAAATTCTCATGCATAAATGTCCAATAACTTGCTGGACTTGATTGATCGATGCCAACATATTCGTCTAAGTTAAAAGTAATAACGTCGCTAAAAGAAATAGTTCCAGCTTGTTGTCGTTTCACTAATTCTTTATACATCCCTACAGGAGAACCACCAGTTGCTAATCCTAAAATACTTGCCGGCTTTACTTGTAATTGCTTAGTAAAAATATCCGCTGCGACTTCGCTCATTTCATCGTAAGAATTTACTTCTATCCACTTCATTTTAGTTGTCATAGTCATATTTATACCTACCTTACAATATTTATTATTAACTAAATTGGGAAATAGTTCTCTAAATAGTAGCTAATATATCAATCTTACTAGTTATCCATCTAATTTTCTATTATTTTCTTCATCAATTATACCTCGGCATAATTGCGTCCGCCGCATTCATCTCACCACCTATAGAGGTAGGAGACTTCTGTACCTGCCGTTTCACTTACGTTACAAAAAACATCTGTAACTGCCGTTTCACTTACGTTACAAAAAACATCTGTACCTGCCGCTACGCTTTCGGTACAAAAGACATCCGCCGAAAGAAGTTAAATATTATACGTGTATTCCCAAGCCATTTCGGTTATGTTATTTAATAAGGGAGTGAGGCGATATAATGAATTCACAAATACAGCAATATTTGAAATATATTCTTTTTCAAGGGCCTTTAACTGAGCCGTCTATTAAACTACTTGGACAATTACAAACAAGTCATTTATACATCATCCCGTATGAAAACTTGGATGTTGCCTTGAAACAAGACATCTCCTTCTCGATTCCTGATATTTTTCAAAAAATAATTGTTCGCAAACGTGGAGGCAATTGCTTTGAACTAAATATTTTATTTAGTTGGCTACTTCGCGAGCTCGGCTTTTCAGTGACCAATCGCTATGCACAGTTTTGGCGCAATTTTGAAGAAGATGCTCCTGCCGAAGATGTACCTATGCATCAGCTATTGCTTGTCAATTTCGCTGGCCAATCATATATTTCCGATGTTGGCGTAGGCGCACTAGCTCCGTGTAAGCCAGTTCCACTTATAGCTGGGCATCACCACCGTGAAGGCAATGAACTTTATAAAATTGAACGTGATGATGCGAACGGCTGGATGCTGTACGAACAAACAAAACATAATTGGCGTTTACTTTATAGTTTTTTTGATGACGCTAACGATGCAAAGTTTGCTCCAAGGCTTTCTAAACAACAAAATAAAATTGCGATGATTCGTACCCCTCGCGGTAGACATACAATGCTTAACAACGAATTCAGAATATATGAAGGACAATCCCTAACAACCTATAAAACACATAACGAAAAAGAATGGCTACAAGCACTTCAGCGTTTTTTTCATATCTCATTAGACTAGATGCTTCGGTACTTATACATTCACGGCAAAAGCAAGCCTCCTCATTAATCTGAGACTTGCTTTTCCTTTGGCTAACATTTCATTTATTTGGCTGTACGCTCGAGCAACTCATAAACAACAACATCATTGTAGAGCTCCTTAACTAAACCAATACCATCGACAAAGTAATATGTTGAAACTCCATCACTATTTACGGACTTTTCTTCTAGAACAATTACATTATTATAATCGACACCACCTGCTCGGACAGTGCCATCTGTTGCTTTAACAGTAAGACGGACTCCTGAAATTATCCCACCATCATCCTCATGTTGAATCACGCCAATTCTAAGCGGTAATTCGAAGGCTAAATCGTAAAATAAATCATAATCACGTGCAACTCCTTGACCAAAAACATCACCATCGCTAAATAAAAGCTCACTATTAAATACTTTATTAGAATTCAAATCGCTTATTGCCCACACATCATTCTTATCGTCATAATGACTATACTTATATTTTAATGTATAGTGTTTTTTGTCTTTCAACGAATAATGCGAATACGTGTAGTCATACGCTTTATCTTTTAATAGATTCGGATTCGATAGCGTTAATGCACGAGCTAAAAATGCTGAAAAATGAGCTCGTGTTAAAGGTAAATTGGGCTTAAATGAACCATCATCATATCCTCTTGTTATATTGTTACTAGAAATTGCTGAGATTTCCTTATAGCCTCTTGTCTTAGCTGAAACATCTGTAAAATAGCTTGTCTCAGATCCTTTTAATTTAAATGCTCTTTGCAGCACAATCGCCATGTCCCCTCTTGAAAGAGGTGCATTCGGGTTAAATTTCTGTGCCGAATCGAAAATGCCGGTATTTTGTACTGCTGCAATTTCTTTATAATAGGGATGTGTAGTAGGTACATCCTGATACTTTGGATCTTTGACATTCGTCGTTTGCAATCCTAAAGCACGTGTTAGCATAACAGCTACCTGTGCTCTAGTTACATATGTATTCGGTTTAAACAGGTTATTAGGATAGCCATTAATAATTCCTTTTTCAACTAAGTAATCGATTTCCGTTATCAATGTGTTATCCTTGGACACATCTTTGAAGCTCGCTGCCTGTACACCTTCCATCGGTATTAACCAAACAGCTAATAATAGTGCACATACTATTTTCAACATCTTTTTCATGTCTTTCCCTCTCTTTCTCCATTATTCATAATATACTTTTTTAGGTATTATTTCCAATACAATTATTAACAAAAACAGCCTCCACAATCATTCGCAGAGACTTTGTTAATCAGTACGATTATTTATTTTGAATTAAGCCGAAGCCAAGCCCAGTTGGATCTACCATATAGGCAAGATAAAACTCATCGAACTCCATTTTGTCACGAACAACGATGGCACCATTTTGTTTAGCTTTAGAAATAGCGTCATCGATAAAATCAACTTCAATTTGAATACGTGTTCCAAAAGGATAGTCATGTGGCCCCTTTGCAATACCACCGTTAATCCCTGATTTATTATCATCCCCAGTTGTTACAGCCCAATATTCCCAATGAGGTGCAGCTACCTCCCAACCAAAAACCTTGGCATAAAACTCAGCTGCTTTTTCAGGCTCCTGACTATTTAATTCAAACCCTATTACTCTCCCCATGTAATTCCCCTCCTGATTTTTGAAACATAATTTATAGTTCAACAATTTAATGGATATTTCCTCCATTAGTTTCATCACCATAACATGGGGTTGATTTCCGTTCCGACTGGGCTCTTTCGAGGAGCCGCTTCAATGCAATTAAAAATGTATATAAGGAATTTCATAGAATAGATTATTTATTCAATAATGCCGGTATAGCTATGTATTGTGAAGTAATGATAGACGAATGGAAAAACATTATGGATATCAATTTATGGGGCGTTATGTATGGTACACAAGTTAGCTATCAAATCATGAAAGAACAAGGTTTTGGACATATCATCAATACTTCATCAGCGGCGGGGCTAGGGCCATCTCCTATATCAACGGCATACTCAACTACAAAGCATGCTGTTGTGGGCCTAACGATATCATTACACTATGAAGCTGAGGAATTTGGCATCAAAGTAAGCACACTATGTCCGGCTTTTGTTGATACTCCTATTTTTGATAAATCGGCGATGTCCAAGCAATTGAAAAGACAAAAAATGATGTCCCCGCAGCAATTAGCAAAAATCACTATTGCAGGCGTATACAAAAATAAGCTTATTATTTGCCCAATGCCAATGCGTAAGACAATGGATGTCGTCTTCACCATCTTCCCTTCTTTACACAGGGCATTAATGAGAATGGTCTGCAAAGTAAGCCGAAAAGCTCGATTAACATAAACATTTAAAATAAATGCATTTTTCTAAGGTGGTAAAAAACCGCTATGCTTTTCTGCCGACAAGGCACGAGCCGCATCAGGGCCAAAAATAGGATGTTGGATACGAAGGCATATGTCTCCTTCGCTACAATTCACACTTCATCGAAAATACAATTCACAGGAGTCTCGCGGTTTTTTACCTTTATATTAAAGATAACTAAAACACCAAAAGACAGTTAGCGATCTTCTTCATTCTTCTTATAAATACCTAATAGTAATGTAATAAGACCTATAACAAAAATCAAAGGAGATAAAAACATCATAATCGATGCTGCACAACCGTTTCTAATCAGCATTCCATACGTTGCACCAATTAAATAAGATAAGAATGGTGCAAATGCAATCATTGTAATGATACCCCAAACTATATATCTTCCTTTCTCCGACCTTCCTTCACTTAATTGGAATGCCGCTATTAAACCTACTAATACAATTATTAATGCAATGACAAACGCCATAAAATCACCCCCTCTTTTCTTCTACAATATGCTTCATTAGTTGAGTGATTTGGTAACTTAACACTAGGCTTTTAAAAAAAATACATAATTGCACCTAATCATTAACCTAATACAGTTGTTTAAGATCCTCACCAAAAAATGAAGTGAAGGATGGGCGACTCATTAAGGATCAACAGCTGTCAGGAAAGTACCCGATCGGAGCGGAAATGGACTCCAAGTTACGGAGATGAGCCTGTTTAATCAAAAAAAATACCACAACCATCAAAGGCTGTGGTTGTGGCTTTCTGATTTAAAGGGCATCTTGCAAAATGACACCATCGCTCATTTTAATAATACGATCTGTATAGGCAAGCATCTCTTCATCGTGTGTTACCATTAAAGTAGTAATGTTTAAGGTTTTAGTTAAATCTCTAATTAATAACATAACCTCTTTTGATCTTTTTGAATCTAAACTTGCCGTTGGTTCATCTGCGAACAGAACTTTCGGTTTATGAATAATTGCCCGGGCAATGGCAACACGTTGCTTCTCCCCACCTGACAATGAAGAAGGATAAGAATTTTTACGATGGTCCATCCCTACTAATTTTAGTATGCGATCAACTTCATTTTTTTGTTCAGACTTCTTCAACTTGGATTCAGAAACATCAAGCATTAGCAGTAATTGTTCCTCAACTGTAAGGAAAGGTACAAGGTGTGCAAACTGAAAGACAAAGCCAAATTTACTTGCTCGTACTTTTCGAACTTCTTCAGAACTCATTGAAGTTAAATTGTTATCTTCAAATATAACTTGCCCATCTGATGCAGGCTGAAGTCCCGCAGCTATTGTTAGAAGCGTACTTTTACCAGAGCCAGATGCACCTACCAATGCTATGATTTCTCCTTCTTTTAGAGAAAGGTTTATTCCTTTTAATATTTCTTCTTTTACTTCGCCATTAGTAAACGTTTTTCTAACCTCATCAATTGTAAATAAAGTCATATTAAGCCTCTCCTTGCTGTATCGCTTGTAATGGTTCAATCTTTCTAATTTGTAGTCCTGAAATTGTAGCCCCAATAAATCCAATAATTAGGAATACTACCGATAATTGCGTCGTTGTCGCGACTGTTAAAGAGAAAGGCATCCCTTGTGGCGCTACCATATTGAATGCTTGGCTAAAGGTTACAGACAAAATAAGTGAAATAACTGTAATGATGGCCATCTGTGTCCATATCAATTGGAATAACTTACTTGTTTTTAAACCAATAGCTTTTAAAATTCCGTATAAGCCAATTTTTTGAACGTTCATCATATAGAAGAAGATAGCAAACAGCATTCCACTAATGACTACTAAAAACCAAACAATCATATTTAAAGACATTTGCTCTGCATTATAACTTGGAATTGTATTAAGAAACTCTTTATTCGAAAATGATTCTAATCCAGCAAATTCTTTTGAAGAATCTCCGCCTGGTACGAACATCATTTGCATTTCATCAACACGATAAATTTCTTTATAATCCTGTTCATTAATATAGGCAACAGGTGCATGGCTATATTTCTTTTGGTCGACAAATCCTTTTACTACAAACTTGCCGCTAAATTGATTATTCGTTAATGTATCTCCGACTTTAATTCCTTTATCTTTCATTGAGCTGTCTAATACGACTTCATTATGCTTCACATTTTCAAATAAATCTGACTCGGTAGATGTAACAAAGGCAACACTTTGCTGCTTATTGTCCTTATCATTTAAAAAGCCCATTTGTAATGAAAAAGCTACTGCATCTTTTTCTTTACTCAATATATCATTTTGTGTACTGTTATCTATTTTTGACAGATTATAAGTTTGATCTGCATCCTTATCCATATAAAATTGACCTTGTGGTAAATCCTTAATTAGAGCGGCATTATCTTGTGACAATCCATTCGCTAAACCAGAAATAATAAAAGTTAAAAAACTAACTAGAAAAACAATCGAACCTAATATTAAAAATCTTACTTTATTCTTCTTAATTTCTTTCCACGCAAGATTCATCGTTAACTCCTCCATTCCTTTTTACATCCTTATCATAAAATCCTTAAATGAACGGAAGATGAACTAATTATTAAAAATGAAATGTTTTTAACAAAAAAGCCCGTAAACCTTTTCTTTTTTAGGTTTACGGGCTGATTGTAATATTACTCATTATGATAGTAGACTTTCGACAGATCTAATGACCATCTAAACGAATAACTGACTTTTTATGATATTTCGGAGTTTCCTCTAACTTTGATTCGTACAAAATCACTTCTTCCACTAGAAATTTTGGAAGTTGAAAATTTTCTTCCATCAATGCCTCGAA
Proteins encoded in this region:
- the queG gene encoding tRNA epoxyqueuosine(34) reductase QueG, which encodes MNIHDLQREFVAYAMSIGVDKIGFTTAAPFTELKNRLRRQQELGYQSGFEESDIEKRTEPLQLLEGAESIVAIAVAYPSRMQNAPVGKKGARRGIFCRASWGVDYHTALRERLKLLSAWLEERIEGARIESMVDTGALVDRAVAERAGIGWSGKNCSVITPEFGSYVYLGELITNIPFAPDTPMEDECGDCRLCLDVCPTGALIEGGQLNSQRCIAFLTQTKGMLPDEFRTHIGNRLYGCDTCQTVCPKNKGKINWIHEEFKPDPELAKPLLVPLLTISNRDFKEKFGHVSGSWRGKKPIQRNAILALAHFKEEAAVPDLVALLNKDERPVIRGTAAWALGKIGGEQAQSALLEARVKEQDEEVLVEINKGLQFFS
- a CDS encoding phenylalanine--tRNA ligase beta subunit-related protein, yielding MEISINQSLLTQHPELKIGIIHYTKIVVAESPQMIKGRMQLYQENLFLEMQESPVTQREGIAEWRQLWKKLGADPNRYRHSAESLMRRISKQNYLTPLHSGVDLNNFLSLQYEIPVGLYDVAKLQGNIEIALGNEDTGYEGLNERYNSLKNILYSCDANGAFGSPFVDSKRTSISEETTEALHIFYLRPSLSEENAEELLASAGKMFNQIHGGDYHTALLTNASPSTTL
- a CDS encoding cytidine deaminase, with translation MDIEQKLYQSVVELIEKRYPSGWGGAAAMYTEDGQILTSVAPDVINASTELCMETGAILEAHKLNTKVTHSICIARENENSVFTVLTPCGVCQERLFYWGENVKAAITNPNGELIFKTLREIQPYHWYKAYEK
- a CDS encoding LD-carboxypeptidase; amino-acid sequence: MKSTVPHLQKGDTVGLVALSSLVKPEMLGDAISFLDDLGLKYIIGDTIQAKHSYLAGSDEERLADFHGMVRNPEVKAIFCVKGGYGSARIAEKIDYGLLEENPKIFWGFSDLTYLHCAINEFANLVTFHGPLLMSVGRIDDVSKKMFLQLFSPMELQYTEDISPLTTIASGVARGQIIGGNLRRLVSTLGTKFEVRTEGKILLIEELAETIPHIDSMLQQLKQARKLEQLAGVMIGSFTQTEADEAALHTLMKEYFADLGVPVVAGFKIGHEATNIAIPLGVDAILDAQEKVLKILPGVH
- the nagB gene encoding glucosamine-6-phosphate deaminase, yielding MKWIEVNSYDEMSEVAADIFTKQLQVKPASILGLATGGSPVGMYKELVKRQQAGTISFSDVITFNLDEYVGIDQSSPASYWTFMHENLFKHVDIKKENIHLPNGKVEDLAAECEAYDARIKEAGGIDLQLLGIGVNGHIGFNEPGTPFDSLTNIVELTESTRNENAIYFDDFKDVPTHAITMGIQSIMNAKEIVLIAFGEKKLEAIEKLKSGIVTEDFPASQLLNHANVTIIYGGTN
- a CDS encoding arylamine N-acetyltransferase, yielding MNSQIQQYLKYILFQGPLTEPSIKLLGQLQTSHLYIIPYENLDVALKQDISFSIPDIFQKIIVRKRGGNCFELNILFSWLLRELGFSVTNRYAQFWRNFEEDAPAEDVPMHQLLLVNFAGQSYISDVGVGALAPCKPVPLIAGHHHREGNELYKIERDDANGWMLYEQTKHNWRLLYSFFDDANDAKFAPRLSKQQNKIAMIRTPRGRHTMLNNEFRIYEGQSLTTYKTHNEKEWLQALQRFFHISLD
- a CDS encoding S-layer homology domain-containing protein yields the protein MKKMLKIVCALLLAVWLIPMEGVQAASFKDVSKDNTLITEIDYLVEKGIINGYPNNLFKPNTYVTRAQVAVMLTRALGLQTTNVKDPKYQDVPTTHPYYKEIAAVQNTGIFDSAQKFNPNAPLSRGDMAIVLQRAFKLKGSETSYFTDVSAKTRGYKEISAISSNNITRGYDDGSFKPNLPLTRAHFSAFLARALTLSNPNLLKDKAYDYTYSHYSLKDKKHYTLKYKYSHYDDKNDVWAISDLNSNKVFNSELLFSDGDVFGQGVARDYDLFYDLAFELPLRIGVIQHEDDGGIISGVRLTVKATDGTVRAGGVDYNNVIVLEEKSVNSDGVSTYYFVDGIGLVKELYNDVVVYELLERTAK
- a CDS encoding VOC family protein, with the protein product MGRVIGFELNSQEPEKAAEFYAKVFGWEVAAPHWEYWAVTTGDDNKSGINGGIAKGPHDYPFGTRIQIEVDFIDDAISKAKQNGAIVVRDKMEFDEFYLAYMVDPTGLGFGLIQNK
- a CDS encoding ABC transporter ATP-binding protein; this translates as MTLFTIDEVRKTFTNGEVKEEILKGINLSLKEGEIIALVGASGSGKSTLLTIAAGLQPASDGQVIFEDNNLTSMSSEEVRKVRASKFGFVFQFAHLVPFLTVEEQLLLMLDVSESKLKKSEQKNEVDRILKLVGMDHRKNSYPSSLSGGEKQRVAIARAIIHKPKVLFADEPTASLDSKRSKEVMLLIRDLTKTLNITTLMVTHDEEMLAYTDRIIKMSDGVILQDAL